Proteins from a genomic interval of Rosa chinensis cultivar Old Blush chromosome 2, RchiOBHm-V2, whole genome shotgun sequence:
- the LOC112189825 gene encoding dehydrogenase/reductase SDR family member on chromosome X has protein sequence MKEALDFVLSMEFWRMGLRWTLSLLISYWHLLFASTTTPPSRSPAPSSPSRPVCIITGATSGLGAAAAHALSARGFFVVLVGRSSRLLEKTMMEIKRKNESAQLKDFEVDLSSFQSILLFKASLQQWLSDSQMHSSIQLLINNAGILATSSRFTSEGYDQMMATNYLSAFFLSKLLLPFLRNSSIPSRIVNVTSFTHRSVSNIQVDKETVSGKCFSRLKRYPYAHVYEYSKLFLLLFSYELHRQLGLMDISRHVSVLAVDPGVVETNILREVPPCLSSLAGKVLRSLWLLQSPEVGISSILDAAFAPPETSGVYFFGGKGNTVSSSMLSYDAKLAQELWSTSSDLFLESQLAFKETSTSVSNFVS, from the exons ATGAAGGAGGCATTGGATTTTGTACTGTCCATGGAATTCTGGAGAATGGGCCTGCGATGGACTCTCAGTCTTCTCATCTCTTACTGGCACCTCCTCTTCGCCTCGACTACTACTCCTCCTTCCAGATCACCGGCTCCCTCATCTCCGTCGAGGCCCGTCTGCATCATCACCGGT GCGACTTCTGGATTGGGCGCCGCCGCGGCCCATGCTCTCTCCGCTCGTGGCTTCTTTGTGGTTCTCG TTGGACGCTCATCTCGCTTGTTAGAAAAG ACGATGATGGAAATTAAGAGGAAGAATGAGAGTGCACAGCTGAAAGATTTCGAGGTTGATCTCTCATCATTCCAGTCGATTCTTCTGTTTAAAGCCTCCCTACAGCAGTGGCTTTCCGACTCGCAAATGCACTCTTCGATCCAACTCCTAATTAACAATGCTGGAATACTTGCTACGTCGTCTAGATTCACGTCTGAAGGCTATGATCA gATGATGGCTACAAATTACTTGAGTGCATTTTTTCTTAGTAAACTATTGTTACCGTTTCTCAGAAACAGCTCGATTCCTTCCCGTATAGTGAATGTCACATCTTTCACACATCGAAGTG TATCAAATATACAGGTTGACAAGGAGACTGTATCTGGGAAGTGCTTCAGCAGATTAAAAAGATACCCATATGCTCATGTATATGAGTATTCCAAAT TGTTCCTACTGCTCTTCTCCTATGAGCTTCATCGCCAACTTGGCTTGATGGACATATCTCGTCATGTCTCCGTCCT TGCTGTGGATCCTGGTGTTGTTGAAACCAACATCTTGCGAGAAGTTCCTCCATGCCTATCCAGTTTGGCCGGTAAAGTTTTGAGAAGTCTTTGGCTCTTGCAGTCACCTGAAGTTGGAATCAGTTCCATTCTCGATGCAGCATTTGCTCCACCA GAAACATCTGGAGTTTACTTTTTTGGTGGAAAGGGCAACACTGTCAGCTCTTCTATGCTTTCATATGATGCCAAACTTGCACAGGAACTTTGGAGTACATCGTCTGATCTATTTTTAGAGTCacagcttgctttcaaggaaaCCTCCACTTCTGTATCAAACTTTGTATCATAG
- the LOC112185045 gene encoding uncharacterized protein LOC112185045 isoform X1, with protein MVLFKKAQVSHHRSCTKLGVMTASQRNIRPNMLIGGYRHNWDLVWDATAADPKLLVFLKSYRNFLHTESDTEKFYIEVQEIILARYNKTFDWALKAKMMLEKKAIEAARVFVEDTGLSDSLTGYC; from the exons ATGGTCTTATTCAAGAAAGCTCAG GTATCCCATCACAGGTCATGCACTAAACTTGGAGTTATGACAGCTTCTCAGCGCAATATAAG GCCCAATATGTTGATTGGGGGATATAGGCATAATTGGGACCTG GTGTGGGATGCAACTGCAGCTGATCCTAAATTGCTGGTCTTTTTGAAATCGTACAGGAATTTCTTACACACTGAATCTG ACACAGAGAAGTTCTATATTGAAGTCCAGGAAATTATACTTGCTAGGTACAATAAAACTTTTGATTGGGCTTTGAAAGCAAAAATGATGCTGGAAAAGAAAGCAATAGAAGCTGCTCGGGTCTTTGTTGAAGACACTGGACTTAGTGACTCTCTTACTGGCTACTGCTGA
- the LOC112185045 gene encoding uncharacterized protein LOC112185045 isoform X2: MVLFKKAQVSHHRSCTKLGVMTASQRNIRPNMLIGGYRHNWDLVWDATAADPKLLVFLKSYRNFLHTESGTIKLLIGL; encoded by the exons ATGGTCTTATTCAAGAAAGCTCAG GTATCCCATCACAGGTCATGCACTAAACTTGGAGTTATGACAGCTTCTCAGCGCAATATAAG GCCCAATATGTTGATTGGGGGATATAGGCATAATTGGGACCTG GTGTGGGATGCAACTGCAGCTGATCCTAAATTGCTGGTCTTTTTGAAATCGTACAGGAATTTCTTACACACTGAATCTG GTACAATAAAACTTTTGATTGGGCTTTGA